From the Oleiphilus messinensis genome, one window contains:
- the prsT gene encoding XrtA/PEP-CTERM system TPR-repeat protein PrsT, with protein MKGLHNINFKRATKLLTTGALILGVTSCSDTKTDVEYLASAKKHQQQGDMQSYIIELKNAIQANPVNAEARYLMGNVHLGMQQGASAQKEFEKAIESGMPAEQLVDEMAQAYFDQYQYKKLLDNTVNFSALSQEERANTLFLRGTANLSLNQKMDAEADFESAVALGDPKYSTLSKAYVEAIRGNYDKANTTVQPLLSQYPDLVEAHVLSSRIASNLNNLPEAAKQLEAAVKLEPNRLQHYVDLARVYLTLKEFDQADTNIDLVLKAAPKHLPSNIIKATLKLQTQDWEQAKFYAEEVLKVSEVNKQAKLISGIANFHMENYELARERLQAVVSELDDQHIARRMLAYSDFKLGYSTNADDILENIGDPQGADAKLLTEFGSELAKRGDLKEAEILLRKAAEIAPEDTTNLSRLGAIKLQQQDLSGIEDLESVLQKDTTAFWARAALIQHYIQARNYDEAKRLAQELIKSQPEHHEGYLLLARVDFFQGDFDAALKTLNKATEVAPDNPTIAMSIAKVHVAQRNYEKARTTLQGILKRYPEDPNVLLSLYKVDKISGNSEDSIKRMESLVKAAPENDDFKLLYSFILADERKIQDSLKTLSDIGPDSQVYIKAQTAMGNLNMMLAKYDESSKHYANVLSKNGGEVKTYKLLITSYVRAKNYESGLATAKKGMEQFPNNLDLQLDEIRLLLANGREQQAKSKIARFAAINGSNAELDRIRGVFHNEKGELDSALTFFKSSHGLNPSTRSVISVVEVYKKMKKIKEAQTTLENWLKDHPNDQPARMYLANLSISKDNSVAIAQFKELLKNNAKNPVVLNNLAWALGEEGNLTEALKYASDAFEIAPLPEIADTFGYLLLKKGDTKEALEKLTVAHNKLPEDPSVAFHFALALKENQRSDEAVSILEKIKNKDFTEKSEASSLYKSLVK; from the coding sequence ATGAAAGGACTGCACAACATAAATTTTAAACGGGCAACCAAACTTTTAACAACCGGAGCGTTGATTCTGGGGGTTACGAGCTGTAGTGATACTAAAACCGACGTTGAATATCTGGCTTCCGCCAAGAAACATCAACAGCAAGGGGATATGCAGTCCTACATTATCGAGCTCAAGAACGCGATTCAGGCCAACCCTGTAAACGCAGAAGCTCGTTATCTGATGGGGAATGTTCACCTTGGTATGCAGCAAGGCGCTTCAGCTCAGAAAGAGTTTGAAAAAGCGATTGAAAGCGGTATGCCTGCCGAACAATTGGTTGATGAAATGGCGCAAGCCTACTTCGACCAGTACCAGTACAAAAAACTGCTCGACAACACAGTTAATTTCAGCGCCCTTTCCCAGGAAGAACGAGCCAATACTTTATTCCTGCGTGGTACGGCCAATCTGTCATTGAATCAAAAAATGGATGCCGAAGCGGACTTTGAATCTGCCGTTGCACTCGGTGACCCCAAATATTCGACTTTATCCAAAGCGTATGTAGAAGCCATTCGGGGCAACTATGACAAGGCGAACACAACCGTCCAGCCGTTGCTGAGCCAATACCCTGACCTAGTTGAAGCTCATGTATTGTCCAGTAGAATTGCTTCCAATTTGAATAATTTGCCAGAAGCCGCCAAACAACTCGAAGCTGCCGTCAAACTCGAACCCAATCGACTGCAGCACTATGTCGACCTTGCTCGGGTTTATCTGACTTTAAAAGAGTTTGATCAAGCTGACACGAATATCGATTTAGTACTCAAAGCAGCACCGAAGCATTTGCCATCCAACATCATCAAAGCAACTTTGAAGCTTCAAACCCAAGATTGGGAACAAGCCAAGTTCTACGCTGAAGAAGTTTTGAAAGTAAGCGAAGTTAACAAGCAGGCCAAACTCATCTCCGGGATTGCCAATTTCCACATGGAGAACTACGAACTTGCACGAGAGCGTTTGCAAGCAGTCGTGAGTGAGCTAGACGATCAACACATCGCCCGCCGAATGCTTGCTTATTCGGACTTTAAACTTGGCTACTCAACCAATGCAGACGATATTCTGGAAAACATCGGTGACCCCCAGGGCGCGGATGCCAAGTTACTGACTGAGTTCGGTTCTGAGCTGGCAAAACGAGGGGATTTAAAGGAGGCAGAGATACTTCTGCGAAAAGCAGCCGAAATTGCCCCGGAAGATACAACAAACTTGTCCCGATTGGGTGCTATCAAGCTACAGCAACAGGATCTCTCGGGAATTGAGGACCTTGAGTCCGTATTACAAAAAGACACAACGGCATTCTGGGCCCGAGCCGCGCTGATCCAGCATTATATTCAGGCAAGAAATTATGATGAAGCAAAACGCCTCGCACAGGAGCTGATAAAAAGTCAGCCCGAACACCATGAAGGCTATCTACTCCTGGCCCGTGTTGATTTTTTTCAGGGCGATTTTGACGCTGCATTGAAAACGCTCAATAAAGCAACAGAAGTAGCCCCTGACAATCCAACCATCGCCATGAGCATTGCCAAGGTTCATGTTGCACAACGCAACTATGAAAAAGCTCGAACCACATTGCAAGGCATTCTAAAGCGATACCCGGAAGATCCAAATGTGCTGCTCTCACTGTATAAGGTGGACAAAATTTCCGGCAATTCGGAAGATTCCATTAAGCGTATGGAATCGTTGGTTAAAGCAGCTCCCGAAAACGATGACTTCAAACTGCTCTATTCATTCATCCTTGCTGACGAACGCAAAATTCAAGATTCACTTAAAACCCTTTCAGACATCGGTCCGGATTCCCAAGTCTACATCAAAGCACAAACGGCAATGGGTAACCTGAACATGATGCTGGCCAAATACGATGAATCCTCCAAACATTATGCGAATGTTCTGAGTAAGAACGGTGGAGAGGTCAAGACTTATAAATTACTCATCACGTCCTATGTGCGCGCCAAGAACTATGAAAGCGGCCTGGCCACTGCGAAAAAAGGGATGGAACAATTCCCGAATAATCTGGATTTGCAGCTTGACGAAATACGGCTTCTGTTAGCAAATGGACGGGAACAACAAGCGAAATCGAAAATAGCCCGCTTTGCCGCCATAAATGGCTCAAATGCTGAACTTGATCGGATCAGAGGGGTTTTCCACAACGAAAAGGGTGAGCTGGATTCCGCACTCACGTTTTTCAAATCAAGCCATGGGCTCAATCCATCAACCCGGTCCGTGATTTCCGTCGTGGAAGTCTACAAAAAAATGAAGAAGATCAAAGAAGCCCAGACGACTCTTGAAAACTGGCTGAAGGATCATCCCAACGACCAGCCTGCGCGAATGTATCTGGCGAACCTGTCGATATCCAAAGACAACTCCGTTGCCATTGCGCAATTCAAGGAATTATTGAAAAATAATGCAAAGAATCCGGTCGTGCTTAACAACCTGGCCTGGGCCCTGGGGGAAGAAGGCAATCTGACGGAGGCATTAAAATACGCATCCGATGCCTTTGAAATAGCGCCGCTACCGGAAATTGCAGACACCTTCGGGTATCTATTGCTCAAAAAAGGCGATACCAAGGAAGCGTTGGAAAAACTCACCGTCGCTCACAATAAGCTCCCTGAAGATCCATCTGTTGCATTCCATTTCGCACTTGCGCTGAAGGAAAATCAGCGTAGTGACGAGGCCGTATCCATCCTGGAAAAAATAAAAAACAAAGACTTTACTGAAAAATCCGAGGCCAGCTCACTTTACAAATCACTTGTAAAGTAG